A single window of Intrasporangium calvum DSM 43043 DNA harbors:
- a CDS encoding asparaginase, whose amino-acid sequence MALLCCCGILRDVPDHLTAPAADPSGPALESTPSPVSPALTNAPVVAHVVRGGFVESVHHGLAVVTRPDGSVDFEVGDSSGPVFPRSSAKPIQALAMVRRGLDTEGALLALACSSHSGEDFHIEAARSILDRAGLSETDLQNTPDHPYDEVARTAWIAAGLPKQSIVQNCSGKHASMLATCVLNGWDTTTYRDPGHPLQAAIAETVAELAGTQPLALAVDGCGAPIHAVPLVGLARSFGRLARATGGPEARVAAAMREYPEFVGGTRRDVTTLIRHVPGLIAKDGAEAVYAVGLPDGRGVAVKIADGSARARSVVLAAVLRRAGITDEVALAALEHEPVLGHGQPVGAVVAVGI is encoded by the coding sequence ATGGCCCTGCTCTGCTGCTGCGGCATACTGCGGGACGTGCCTGACCACCTCACCGCGCCTGCCGCCGACCCCTCCGGCCCCGCCCTCGAATCCACCCCGAGCCCCGTCTCGCCGGCCCTGACCAACGCTCCGGTCGTGGCCCACGTCGTCCGCGGCGGCTTCGTCGAGTCGGTGCACCACGGGCTGGCCGTCGTCACCCGTCCGGACGGCAGCGTCGACTTCGAGGTGGGGGACTCGTCGGGCCCCGTCTTCCCCCGGTCGTCGGCCAAGCCGATCCAGGCGCTCGCCATGGTCCGGCGCGGGCTGGACACCGAGGGCGCCCTCCTCGCCCTCGCCTGCTCGAGCCATTCGGGGGAGGACTTCCACATCGAGGCAGCCCGCTCCATCCTCGACCGGGCCGGGCTGTCCGAGACGGACCTGCAGAACACCCCGGACCACCCGTACGACGAGGTGGCCCGGACGGCCTGGATCGCGGCGGGACTGCCGAAGCAGTCGATCGTGCAGAACTGCTCGGGCAAGCACGCCTCGATGCTCGCCACGTGCGTGCTCAACGGCTGGGACACCACGACCTATCGCGACCCGGGCCACCCGCTGCAGGCGGCGATCGCCGAGACGGTGGCCGAGCTGGCCGGGACGCAGCCGCTCGCGCTCGCGGTCGATGGCTGCGGCGCCCCGATCCACGCGGTCCCGCTCGTCGGCCTGGCCCGGTCGTTCGGTCGCCTCGCCCGGGCGACCGGGGGCCCCGAGGCTCGGGTCGCCGCTGCGATGCGGGAGTATCCCGAGTTCGTCGGCGGGACCCGCCGCGACGTGACGACCCTGATCCGTCACGTGCCGGGGCTGATCGCCAAGGACGGCGCCGAGGCCGTCTACGCCGTCGGGCTTCCCGATGGTCGGGGCGTCGCCGTGAAGATCGCCGACGGCAGCGCTCGCGCTCGTTCCGTCGTGCTCGCCGCGGTCCTGCGCCGCGCCGGCATCACGGACGAGGTCGCGTTGGCGGCCCTGGAGCACGAGCCGGTCCTGGGTCATGGCCAGCCCGTCGGCGCCGTCGTCGCCGTCGGCATCTGA
- a CDS encoding helix-turn-helix domain-containing protein codes for MSRLPDLGAYLREQRENAQLSLRQLAEIAGISNPYLSQIERGLKKPSAEILQQIAKGLEVSAESLYVRAGILDERVLSHGDSAAAPDVLSAIAVDPDLTDRQRAVLVEIYQSFVGPKERRSGTAPQPSGKRKATQKEN; via the coding sequence GTGAGCAGACTCCCCGACCTCGGCGCCTACCTGCGCGAACAGCGCGAGAACGCCCAGCTGTCCCTCCGGCAGCTCGCTGAGATCGCCGGCATTTCCAACCCCTATCTGTCACAGATCGAGCGCGGGCTGAAGAAGCCCAGCGCTGAGATCCTGCAACAGATCGCCAAGGGCCTCGAAGTGTCGGCCGAGTCGCTCTACGTCCGCGCCGGCATCCTCGACGAGCGGGTCCTCTCCCACGGTGACTCGGCCGCCGCGCCGGACGTCCTCTCCGCCATCGCCGTCGATCCGGACCTCACGGACCGGCAGCGTGCGGTGCTCGTCGAGATCTACCAGTCGTTCGTCGGCCCGAAGGAGCGCCGCAGCGGGACGGCTCCCCAGCCCAGTGGGAAGCGCAAGGCAACCCAGAAGGAGAACTGA